The DNA window GCCTTCGCGCTGCGGCGACTGTCAGGCCGCCTGCGCGTCGAGCCGTGCAAGGGCTTCTTCCCGTCCCAAGAGGACCAGAACATCGAAAATACCGGGCGAGGTCGTCGTCCCGGTGAGTGCGGCGCGCATCGGTTGCGCAAGCTTGCCGAGGCCCAATCCCAGTTCCTCCGCAAGCGCCTTCGTAGTGGCTTCGAGAGCCTCGCTTGTCCAGTGATTTTCCTGCGCCAAAGCACGGGAAACCAGTGCAAGCCGCGCACGTGCCTCATCATCCAGAAGGCTTGACGCTTTCTCCGTCATCTCAAGCGGCCGGGTGGCGAAGAGAAACCCTGCACCTTCAGATATTTCGTTCAGGTTCCTCGCACGCACTTTAAGGACTGACATGGCCTCGACGAGCAGCGCCCGGTCAGCGCCTTCGGGCAGGCGCGGCAGGACCAGATCGGCCAGCATCGCATCGTCTGCCTCGCGGATGTAATGTCCGTTGAGATTCTCCAGCTTCTTGAGGTCGAAGCGCGAAGGACTCTTGCCGACACCGGACAGGTCGAACAGCTCGATCGCTTCGGCGCGGCTGATTTCCTCGCGGTCGCCGTACCCCCAGCCGAGCCGCAGCAGGTAGTTGAACATCGCATCGGGTAGGATGCCGAGTTCGTCGCGATAACTCGCCACCCCGACTGCGCCGTGGCGCTTCGACATCTTCGCTCCGTCGGACCCGTGGATCAGCGGGATGTGGGCATAGACCGGATCCTCCCAGCCGCCCTCGATTTCCTGCATCGCGCCATAGATCGGCAGCTGGCGAAAGGCGTTGTTGAGATGGTCGTCGCCGCGGATGACATGGGTGACGCCCATGTCGTGGTCGTCGACCACCACGGCGAGCATGTAGGTCGGCGTCCCGTCGGCGCGCAGGATGATGTAGTCGTCGATCTCCTCGTTGGCGACCGAGACGCGGCCCTGGACCTTGTCCTCGATCGTCATGACACCAGCGATCGGGGTCTTGAGACGGATCGTGTAGGGCGCACCCTGCGGGGCCTCCGAAGGGTCGCGGTCGCGCCAGCGGCCGTCGTAGCGCATCGGCTTCTTCTGCGCGCGCTGTTCGGCGCGCATTTCCTCAAGTTCCTCGGGCGTGGCGAAGCACTTGTAGGCATGGCCGGCCTCAAGCAGCTTGAGTGCCACCTCGGCATGACGCTCGGCCCGCTCGGACTGGAATACGGGCTCCTCATCATAGTCGAGGCCCAGCCATTCGAGACCCTCCAGGATCTTGTCGATCGCCTCCTGCGTCGAGCGCTTCTTGTCGGTGTCCTCGATCCTGAGCAGGGCCTTGCCACCATGATGGCGCGCATAAAGCCAGTTGAACAGCGCGGTACGGGCACCGCCGATATGGAGGAAGCCGGTCGGCGACGGGGCGAAGCGGGTAATGACGGGCGCGATGCTTTCGCTTGCCATGGGGTCCGAATTCCTTTTCAATACGGCGTCATCCGACTGGCCTGGACCCTGGGGGGAGGTGGCCGATGGGCAACACGCCGATCATACCGATTGGGGACGGTGCCGATGGCAGCGATGCTGCCGTGGCTGCCGCCGGAAACTCTCCCGCGCGCCCTTGGCAAACGCATCCCGGCTTGTCCAGCACCGGTGGCAACGCAGGATGGTTCGGAATAGCCCTTTCGCAGGCCGAAAGGTTCCTGGCGGAGGCCGGTTTCGACCGTGCGCCGTGGCTTGCGGTGGCCTTTGCCTGCGGCATTCTCACCTGGTTCTCGTTGCCTGGGCCCTGGCAATGGATCGCCGCCATCGGTTCAAGCCTGCTCGTTGCCCTTGCGGCGCTGGCGATCTGGCCGAGCGGATCGGCAATTGCCGACGAGAGAGGTCATCTGCGCCGCGCCATGATCGCGCTCGGCATCGTCTTTGCCGCAGGCATGACCGTGATCTGGGCCCGCTCGGAAATCATCGGGGCCGAGCCGATCGAACGCCCGCTGATCGAGCGCGTGCAGGGTTATGTCCTCGATCGCGAGGACCAGCCCTCCGACGAGCGGGTCCGCCTGACCCTGGCGGTCCGCGATGCCGCCACAGGCGAGAGCCGCAAGATCCGCGTCAACGTCCCGCTCGATGCGCTCGCAGAAGCGGGGGCCGAAGCGGGCGAGGGGGCCGCCGCGGAAGGGGCGGTGGTGCGAATGCGGGTTCGGCTCATGCCTCCGGCCAGCCCGATGCTGCCCGGGGCCTACGATTTCGCCCGCACCGCCTGGTTTCGGGGCCTCGCTGCGACCGGAAGGCTGATCGGGGATCTCGAGATCGTATAGCCTGCTGCGCGCGATCTGGGCATAGCCCCCGTGCAGCGTGGGCTTTCCCGGCATGTGCGGGCGCGGGTGGATGGATCGGCAGGCACCATTGCCGCTGCATTCGCCAGCGGCGATCGCGGGGCGATCGCAAAGACCGACGACGAAGCCATGCGCGATGCCGGCCTCACGCACCTCCTGTCCATCATGTAGCGCGACATTCAAGGTGAGAGTTGCGCGACGATCAGGATGAGAAGTTGATTGTCGCGGCGCGACAGTTTGTGCGCATTCTGATTGTCGCTGGCAAGGGCTATTTGTCGTCCTGATTGTCGCGGACGGCTTCGAGGACCTTGGGCGTCGTGTAGGTCGCTGGTCGGCCTGGGCCTGAGCGACGCGCTTCGGCGGTTCGTCGCCGGTAGCTTTCGACGTTCATCTCGAAGATTGTTGCGTGATGGACCAGACGATCCACCGCGGCGAGCGTCATGGCCGGATCCGGGAAGACACTGTTCCAGTCGCCGAAGGGCTGGTTGGCGGTGATCAGCAGCGAGCGACGTTCGTAGCGGGCGCTGATCAGTTCGAACAGGACCGAGGTTTCGGCCTGGTCCCGGCTGACGTAAGCGAAGTCGTCGAGCACCAGCAGATGATACTTGTCGAGCTTTGCCAGCGCGGATTCGAGCGCCAGTTCGCGCCGGGCGATCTGGAGCCGCTGCACCAGATCGGACGTGCGCGTGAACAGGACGCGCCAACCATTCTCGACCAGCGCGAGGCCGATGGCAGCGGCCAGATGGGTCTTGCCGCCACCAGGAGGGCCGAACAGGATGAGGTTGGCACCCTGCTCGAGCCATCCGTCGCCGGCGCACATCGCCATGACCTGCGCCTTGGAGACCATTGGCACGGCATCGAACGCGAAGGTATCGAGGGTCTTTCCGGCAGGGAGCTTGGCTTCGGCCAGATGCCGCTCGGTCCGCCGCCGATCCCGTTCGGCGATCTCATGCTCGGCGAGCGCGGCCAGAAGCCGGGCCGCAGGCCAGCCTTCCTTGTCTGCGCGCGCGGCAAAGTCGCCCCAGATATGCTTGATTGCCGGCAAGCGCAGCTCGTTCAGCATCAGGCTGAGGCGCTGGGCATCGATCATCGGACCTGTGCTCATGCCGCCTCTCCCCATCCGATCAGGCTGTCATAGGATGCAAGCCCGCCGAGCTTGACCGTGACCGCGGGCAGCTGAGCGGGATCGGGGGAGAACCGGCTTCGCAGGGCGCCGATGTCAGGGCATCGTCGCGCGGCAAGATCGGCTTCGAGCAGTCCGGCAAGTTCAGCCTCGCAGGCCCGCTCGTGCGCCATGGCCAGCAGATCAACGGTGATCCTGCAAGCCGAGCGCTCGCCTTCTTGCTCCAGCAGATGCTCGAACATCCGCCGGTAGGCTTCGCGGGGGAACAGGCTGTCGCGATAGACCAGCCCCATGAGCGCCATCGGCTTGCGCCTGAGCGAGTGGATCACATGCCGGTAATCGACGATATGACCATGCTTGCCATTGTCGCCAGCGCGGCCGCGCACCAGGGTCATCAGCTGGGTGCCGCCCAGGAACAGGTCGATCCGGTCATCGTAAAGCCGCGCGCGCAGCTTGTGTCCGATCAGCCGCGAGGGCACGGTGTAGAACACCTTGCGCAAGGTGAAGCCGCCCGATGAGGTGACCGCGACCAGCACCTCCTCGTAATCACTCGTGCGCGTGTCAGGCAGCGGCTGCAAGGTGCGGCGCTCGGCATCGATCGAGGGAGCATGACGCCGGTTGCGCGCGGTCACGACCTCATCGATGAAGCAGCGATACGCCGCCAGATCGGCAAAGTCGCTGCTTCCCCTCAGCAGCAAGGCATCCCTCACCGCAGCCTTGATATGGCCATGAGAGCTCTCGATCGAACCGTTCTCATGGGCCACCCCTGTGTTGTTGCGGGTCGGCTCCATCCCGTAATGCTGGCACAGCGCATCATATCGCGTGGTCAGATCAGCCCGGGCATCAGCAGCAAGATTGCGGAACGCCGCCGACAGGCTGTCCGTCCGGTGAAGCCGCGGTGCGCCGCCCGCTGACCACAAGGCATTCTGCAGCCCCTCGGCCAAGGCAACAAAGCTCTCGCCGCCCAGGATCACATGGCAGTGCTCGAACCCGCCATAGGTCAGCCGGAAGTGATAGAGCATGTGCTCAAGCGGCACGCCGGCGACCGTGACATCAAAATCGCCCATATCGGTAAAGTCCGACAGGCCAAGTCTGCCAGGCTCATGCAACTGCCGGAAGATGACCTCGCGTTCGGGCCCATGCAGCGCACGCCAGGCCCTGATCCGTCGCTCGAGCGTCCGGCGCGCAAACGGCAGGCTGCCATGCCGGCGGCGCAGCTCCTCGAAGATCGCGATCGGACGAAGCCCGGGCGCTGCTTCCAGCAACGGCACGACCTCCTCGTCAAAGTATCCTGCCAGCGGATCGGGACGCCGCCGCCCGCGCGGCGCTTTCGTCTGCAACGGCCGCTGCGGATCCTGCAACAGCCGATAGCCCGTCGCGGGACTCATCCCGGCCTTCACCGCAGCCTGCGCTACCGAGTGATCTTTCCTCAATGTCATGAACAGCCTCATCTGATGATCGGTTATGTGACGGCCAGGCACACGGCAGGTCCTCCGCAGAAGGAAAACCCAACCATACCTGACACCGCGATCATCTCGGCAGCCCAGCAAAGGGCGCCCCGGTGTGGGGGAACCGGCTACGGGCTACGCCCTGCGCCGGTTCCCCCACACCGGATTCTCATCTTGATTGTCGCGCTTTCTCATCCTGATTGTCGCGCGACACCATCAGCGGGTTGCATGTCAGCGCGGTGATCGCAGCCGCCTATCTCGCCGCGCTGAAGCTGCTCGCGCTGTTTCCGGCGATAGCCCTGCGCGCCCGCCTGCCGGTCCTTGCAGCAGGTGCAGGCGCGCTGGCCGGCGTCGCCTACACCTTGCTGACGGGGGCCCAGGTTCCCACCGTGCGAAGCTGTGTCGCCGCATTGCTGGTCCTGATCGCGCTGGCAATGGGCCGCGATGCGCTTTCGCTGCGAATGGTCGCCGCGGCCGCTCTCGTCGTCATGCTGCTGTGGCCTGAGAGCGTAATCGGACCGAGTTTCCAGATGAGCTTCTGCGCCGTGCTCGCAATCGTCGCCTTACACACTTCGCAGCCGATAAGGGCCTTCCTCGCCCCGCGCGAGGAGCCATGGTGGCAGCACACCGGAAGGCGCGTCGCGATGCTGTTCATCACCGGCCTGGTGATCGAAATCGCACTGATGCCGATCGTCCTCTATCATTTCCACAGGGCAGGATTGTACGGCGCAATCGCCAATGTGATCGCCATCCCGCTCGTTACATTCGTATCGATGCCTCTGATCGCGCTGGCGCTCCTGCTCGATCTCGCCGGTCTCGGAGCGCCAGTCTGGTACCTGGTGGAGGCATCGCTCGACCTTCTCCTCGCCATTGCCCATTTCACCGCAAGCCAGCCCGGCGCTGTCAAGCTGATGCCGCAGATGGACGGGCTGACGATCGCACTTTTCACCGCCGGCGGCTTGTGGCTCGCATTGTGGACCGGGCGGGCGCGGCTGCTGGGCCTCGCGCCTGCTGCGCTCGCCAC is part of the Erythrobacter litoralis genome and encodes:
- the gltX gene encoding glutamate--tRNA ligase, which gives rise to MASESIAPVITRFAPSPTGFLHIGGARTALFNWLYARHHGGKALLRIEDTDKKRSTQEAIDKILEGLEWLGLDYDEEPVFQSERAERHAEVALKLLEAGHAYKCFATPEELEEMRAEQRAQKKPMRYDGRWRDRDPSEAPQGAPYTIRLKTPIAGVMTIEDKVQGRVSVANEEIDDYIILRADGTPTYMLAVVVDDHDMGVTHVIRGDDHLNNAFRQLPIYGAMQEIEGGWEDPVYAHIPLIHGSDGAKMSKRHGAVGVASYRDELGILPDAMFNYLLRLGWGYGDREEISRAEAIELFDLSGVGKSPSRFDLKKLENLNGHYIREADDAMLADLVLPRLPEGADRALLVEAMSVLKVRARNLNEISEGAGFLFATRPLEMTEKASSLLDDEARARLALVSRALAQENHWTSEALEATTKALAEELGLGLGKLAQPMRAALTGTTTSPGIFDVLVLLGREEALARLDAQAA
- a CDS encoding DUF4131 domain-containing protein, with product MSSTGGNAGWFGIALSQAERFLAEAGFDRAPWLAVAFACGILTWFSLPGPWQWIAAIGSSLLVALAALAIWPSGSAIADERGHLRRAMIALGIVFAAGMTVIWARSEIIGAEPIERPLIERVQGYVLDREDQPSDERVRLTLAVRDAATGESRKIRVNVPLDALAEAGAEAGEGAAAEGAVVRMRVRLMPPASPMLPGAYDFARTAWFRGLAATGRLIGDLEIV
- the istB gene encoding IS21-like element helper ATPase IstB; this translates as MSTGPMIDAQRLSLMLNELRLPAIKHIWGDFAARADKEGWPAARLLAALAEHEIAERDRRRTERHLAEAKLPAGKTLDTFAFDAVPMVSKAQVMAMCAGDGWLEQGANLILFGPPGGGKTHLAAAIGLALVENGWRVLFTRTSDLVQRLQIARRELALESALAKLDKYHLLVLDDFAYVSRDQAETSVLFELISARYERRSLLITANQPFGDWNSVFPDPAMTLAAVDRLVHHATIFEMNVESYRRRTAEARRSGPGRPATYTTPKVLEAVRDNQDDK
- the istA gene encoding IS21 family transposase; translated protein: MPGRHITDHQMRLFMTLRKDHSVAQAAVKAGMSPATGYRLLQDPQRPLQTKAPRGRRRPDPLAGYFDEEVVPLLEAAPGLRPIAIFEELRRRHGSLPFARRTLERRIRAWRALHGPEREVIFRQLHEPGRLGLSDFTDMGDFDVTVAGVPLEHMLYHFRLTYGGFEHCHVILGGESFVALAEGLQNALWSAGGAPRLHRTDSLSAAFRNLAADARADLTTRYDALCQHYGMEPTRNNTGVAHENGSIESSHGHIKAAVRDALLLRGSSDFADLAAYRCFIDEVVTARNRRHAPSIDAERRTLQPLPDTRTSDYEEVLVAVTSSGGFTLRKVFYTVPSRLIGHKLRARLYDDRIDLFLGGTQLMTLVRGRAGDNGKHGHIVDYRHVIHSLRRKPMALMGLVYRDSLFPREAYRRMFEHLLEQEGERSACRITVDLLAMAHERACEAELAGLLEADLAARRCPDIGALRSRFSPDPAQLPAVTVKLGGLASYDSLIGWGEAA
- a CDS encoding ComEC/Rec2 family competence protein; amino-acid sequence: MSRDTISGLHVSAVIAAAYLAALKLLALFPAIALRARLPVLAAGAGALAGVAYTLLTGAQVPTVRSCVAALLVLIALAMGRDALSLRMVAAAALVVMLLWPESVIGPSFQMSFCAVLAIVALHTSQPIRAFLAPREEPWWQHTGRRVAMLFITGLVIEIALMPIVLYHFHRAGLYGAIANVIAIPLVTFVSMPLIALALLLDLAGLGAPVWYLVEASLDLLLAIAHFTASQPGAVKLMPQMDGLTIALFTAGGLWLALWTGRARLLGLAPAALATVMLIATPIPDILIGREGRHVGITMVTPEGERRLLSLRDTRSSYSRDNLLELASVTAEPIPLAEWPGARCSRSFCVIGIERGGRTWTLMMARNRDRIEERRLAAACAQADIVVADRFLPRSCRPAWLKADRKLLLRSGGLALDLDEGRMTSVAEGQGQHGWWRGERD